The genomic stretch ATCGCCGTTTCGGGAATGGTCAGCGCCGGGGAGGCCTGCAGTTCGATGTTACCGGTCACGTAAAGCCCGGTGCGCGGGCGCATTTCGGCTGGAAGCGTGACATAGACGATCGCTCGGCTGGTATCGGTGCTGACCGAAGGTCCGACAAGCCTCACCTTGCCTTCGATGGCTTGGCCGTCCGGCCCGTTGATCTTAACGCTCAAGCCTTCCGAAATGCGCGGGAGGTAGCGGGCGGAAACCTCAGCCTGCCATTCGATCCGCTGCTGGCGCACCATCCGGAACAGCTCGGTGCCCGTAGAGACGACGGCGCCGAGATTGGCGGAACGCGAAGTTATGACGCCATCGTCGACCGCGGTGATGGTGGTCTGCGCAAGCTTGATCTTCTCGCTGTCGAGTGCAGCTTCTTCGGACGTAAGACTTGCCGTCGCCGTCTGTTCGTCGGCCAGATATTCGACGATCTTCTCGTCGGAAAGGGCGCCGGAAGGACGCAGCTGCCGCGCCCGGTCGGCATTGGCCTTGGCCTTCGAAAGATTGGCCTTGGCGGTCTGAATGGCCGCCTCCTGCTTGCGCAGATCGGCAAGCACGCTCTCCTGGGAAAGCCGCACGAGCGTCTCTCCCTTGGTGACCACGGAGCCAACATCGACCAGGACATCGGTGATGCGCAGGCCGCTCGTTTCAGAGGCGATGATCGCTTCTTGCCAGGGCTTCAGCCACCCACTCGCGGGAACGGTCTCAGGCCATTCGCGTTGCGCAGGCGCCGTCAGGGAGACGGTGAGCGCCGTCGCGGCGGCCTGTTCTGCCATGACAAGACGGGCGGGGGAGACAAGAACTGCAGCAACAAGCGCAGCGGCAAACATTCTGGATGATTTTCTCAACAAAGCATTCCTTGTGGTCAAAGGCATCGATGCCTTTGAATCCGCGCGAAGGCGACGAACGAGTGCCGCCCATGTCGAGGCAACCCCGTTTCTGGTGCGCGTCGATGTCATGGCAGGATAAGTAGCGGTGCGAACGTTAAGCGCGGTCAAGTTAGTGTTAAGTTAGGTAAAACTTGGCCGGGTGAGCGCGTATGTGCTGTATGGCTTGGCCGGTTTAATGACGGATAACGCAAATGAACAAGGTTCTCCTCATCGACGACGATGCCGAGCTGACGACGCTTCTGCAGGAATATCTGGTCGAGGAAGGATATGACGTCGTGACGGATACGGACGGTCGCGCCGCCATTGCGGCGGCTGCCGGCAATACGGTCGATATCATTGTGCTCGACATCATGATGCCCCGGATGAACGGGATCGAAGTCCTGCAGAGGATCCGGAAGCTTAGCCAGGTTCCCGTTCTGATGCTGACCGCAAGGGGCGATGACGTGGACAGGATATCGGGTCTCAATCTCGGGGCCGACGACTATGTGCCGAAGCCGTGCTCGCCGGGCGAGCTGGCGGCGCGGTTGCGGGCCATCCTACGTCGCGCCGGTCAGCCGGCGACCGGCGCGTCCACCGACACGATCAGGGCGGGGCAGCTCGTGATCCATCCGGGCAGCAGGATCGCCGAATGGCGCGGAGAAATCCTGGATCTCACAGGCACCGAATTCAGCCTGCTCGAGGTGCTTGCCCGCAGCGCTGGCCAGCTCGTGTCGAAGCAGGAGATTTCGAAGCGGGCCTTCGGCAAGCCGCTGACCCCGTTCGATCGCCGTATCGACGTCCATATCAGCAGCGTTCGCCAGAAGCTCGGACTGAGGGAGGACGGGCAATCCTGGATCCAGTCCGTCCGCGGCCAGGGCTACCAACTTCTCGTGGACTGACCATGCCCCGGCTTTTCTGGAAGTTCTTCGCGACGATCTGGCTGACGCTTGCAATGACGCTCACCGTCATAATCGTGATCGTCAACGTCTTTGAGATCCCGCCCCCCGGCCGCGATCGGGAGTATCAGGAGCGAGCGTTCATTCTGACGCTGACGGCGAATGTGCTTGCAAGGGATGGTGAGGACGCTGCCGCGCGCTTCATCCGCACAAGCGAGGAGACGGTGCCGCTGGGCCTGAGTCTCTCGCAAAGCACGGAGTCGTTTGTCTGCGCGGACGAGAGTTCGGCAGAGACGAAGTCCATCCTGAAGGACGGAATTTGCTACCGGATCTCCGTTGCGCCGGAACCGAGCTTCCTTTTCAACGTTGTGGACAACCTGGCGCTGCTGGTGCCTTGGCTCTCGATTTTCGTTTCGAGTACCGTCGCCGCCGCCGCGCTCGCCCGCTATCTCATTCGGCCTGTCGTGCACCTTCGCGATGGCCTGAGCGCGCTCGCCCATGGCCGCTTCGACGTCCGCATCGGCGATCGGATGGCCGGCCGCAGGGACGAGGTCACCGCGCTGGCGCATGACTTCGATTCCACCGCCGCGCGGCTTCAGGAGCTTCAGGATGCGCAGCAGAGGCTGTTCCACGACGTCTCCCATGAATTGCGTTCGCCCTTATCGCGCCTGCAGGCCGCCGTCGGCGTGCTCCGGCAGAGCCCGGCGAAACTTGGCGCCATGGTGGATCGTATGGACCGGGAGGTCGAACGGCTGGACGCGCTGGTCGGCGAGGTTCTGACGCTTGCCAAGCTGACCGCGGGATCCTGCCTGCCGCTGAAAACCCAGACCCTGGATGTCGTCGAACTGCTGAACGAAATCCTCGGCGACGCTGCATTCGAAGCTCAGACGCGGGATGTGTCGATTACAAAGAGTGTCGACGGCGCCTTCCGCGCCGAGGTCGAAGGCGAGCTGATCTACCGGGCGCTCGAAAACGTCGTGCGCAACGCCGTCAAATACACGGCCGAACATTCGCGCATATCCGTGTCTTGCGAGCCGTCGGGCGAGCGCCTCAAAATCTGCGTCGCCGATCAGGGGCCGGGTGTCAAACGGGATGAACTCGAGCGGATCTTCCAGCCGTTCTCACGCGGGAAAGAGGCGGTGCCGAGAGGCGGATACGGCCTGGGCCTCGCCATCACCCGGCAGGCCGTCGAGCGCCATGGCGGGCGGGTGCATGCATCCTTGCCCGACGGGGGCGGACTGGCAATCACGATCGAGCTTCCACGGCGGCCGCCACCCGCTGGTTCGGTTGATCATCAAGTCTGATCCGGCCCTTTGCG from Rhizobium lentis encodes the following:
- a CDS encoding response regulator, with product MNKVLLIDDDAELTTLLQEYLVEEGYDVVTDTDGRAAIAAAAGNTVDIIVLDIMMPRMNGIEVLQRIRKLSQVPVLMLTARGDDVDRISGLNLGADDYVPKPCSPGELAARLRAILRRAGQPATGASTDTIRAGQLVIHPGSRIAEWRGEILDLTGTEFSLLEVLARSAGQLVSKQEISKRAFGKPLTPFDRRIDVHISSVRQKLGLREDGQSWIQSVRGQGYQLLVD
- a CDS encoding HAMP domain-containing sensor histidine kinase, whose amino-acid sequence is MPRLFWKFFATIWLTLAMTLTVIIVIVNVFEIPPPGRDREYQERAFILTLTANVLARDGEDAAARFIRTSEETVPLGLSLSQSTESFVCADESSAETKSILKDGICYRISVAPEPSFLFNVVDNLALLVPWLSIFVSSTVAAAALARYLIRPVVHLRDGLSALAHGRFDVRIGDRMAGRRDEVTALAHDFDSTAARLQELQDAQQRLFHDVSHELRSPLSRLQAAVGVLRQSPAKLGAMVDRMDREVERLDALVGEVLTLAKLTAGSCLPLKTQTLDVVELLNEILGDAAFEAQTRDVSITKSVDGAFRAEVEGELIYRALENVVRNAVKYTAEHSRISVSCEPSGERLKICVADQGPGVKRDELERIFQPFSRGKEAVPRGGYGLGLAITRQAVERHGGRVHASLPDGGGLAITIELPRRPPPAGSVDHQV
- a CDS encoding efflux RND transporter periplasmic adaptor subunit; this translates as MPLTTRNALLRKSSRMFAAALVAAVLVSPARLVMAEQAAATALTVSLTAPAQREWPETVPASGWLKPWQEAIIASETSGLRITDVLVDVGSVVTKGETLVRLSQESVLADLRKQEAAIQTAKANLSKAKANADRARQLRPSGALSDEKIVEYLADEQTATASLTSEEAALDSEKIKLAQTTITAVDDGVITSRSANLGAVVSTGTELFRMVRQQRIEWQAEVSARYLPRISEGLSVKINGPDGQAIEGKVRLVGPSVSTDTSRAIVYVTLPAEMRPRTGLYVTGNIELQASPALTIPETAIVFRDGISYVFTSGEDQRVQRIRVETGRRNDGEVEIVSGLDRSSRVVSSGGAFLSDNDLVKIAETN